The genomic window TCTCGACGAGCAGTTGGCGATCGGCGAAGGCCGCCACCTGGGGCAGGTGAGTGACGACGACGACCTGCGCGGACTTCGCGAGCTTCGCCAGCCGCCGGCCGATCTCGACCGCCGCCTTGCCGCCGACGCCCGCGTCGACCTCGTCGAAGAGGTAGGTCGGCACGGGGTCGGTCCCCGCGAAGACGACCTCCACCGCGAGCATGACGCGCGACAGCTCACCGCCGGATGCGCCCTTGGCGATCGGGCGGGGCTGGGCGCCGGGGTGCGGGGCGAGGAGCAGTTCGACCTCGTCGGCGCCGGACGACGCGTACGCGACGGTGCGGCCGTTGACCTCGATCCCGTCGGGGTCGTCGGACTGCCGGATGTCGATGGTCACCCGCGCGTGCGGCATCGCGAGATGCGCCAGCTCCGCCGTGACCGCCTCCGCGAACCGCGCCGCCGCCTCCGTACGGGCGTCGGTCAACGCCTGGGCCAGCCCGGACAGTTCGGCTCGCAGCGCGTCGCGCTCCGCGGTCAGCTCGTCGATCCGGTCGTCGTCGCCCTCAAGCTCGGTGAGGCGCCCGGCGCCTTCCTCGGCCCAGGCGAGCACGGCGTTGATGTCCTCGCCGTACTTGCGGGTGAGTCCGGTGAGCGCGGCCCGCCGCTCCTCCACGGCCGCCAGCCGCAGCGGGTCGGCGTCGAGGTCGTCGGCGTATCCGGCGAGCTCCCCCGCCACATCGGCGAGCAGGATGGAGATCTCGCCCATCCGGTCGGCGAGCGCAGCGAGCGCCGGGTCGTGGGAGCGTACGGAGTCCAGGGCGCGCCCGGCGCCCGCGACGAGGGTCGTGGCGTCGACGCCCTCGGGGTCCTCGGGATTGCCGACGAGCGCGCCGTGGGCGAGCGACGCGGCGGAGGCGAGGGCCTCGGCGTGGCCCAGCCGCTCGGCCTCGGCGGCCAGCTCCAGGTCCTCCCCGGCGCGCGGTTCGACACCGGCGACCTCGTTCAGCCCGAACCGCAGCAGATCGGCTTCCTGAGCGCGCTCACGGGCGCGCGTGGTCAGCTCGGCCAGCTCAGTGGAGACGGCCTTGAGCCGACGGTACGCCGCCAGGTACTTGGCGTGCGGCCCGGCGACCGCGTCGCCCGCGTACCGGTCCAGGGCCCCCCGCTGCCGGGCCGGCTTGAGCAGGCCCTGCTGGTCGGTCTGCCCGTGGACGGCGACGAGCTCGTCGGCCAGCTCGGTGAGCATGCCGACGGGCACGGAACGCCCGCCGATATGGGCGCGGGAGCGCCCCTCGGCCGAGACGGTCCGGCTGATCAGCAGAGCGCCGTCGTCCAGCTCGGCCCCGGCCTCCTCGGCCCGTACGGCCGCGGGCGCGTCCGGGGGCATGGTGACCCGCCCCTCCACGACCGCCGACTTGGCGCCGATCCGCACGAGCGCAGGGTCGGCTCGCCCGCCGAGCAGCAGCCCCAGGCTGGTGACGACCATGGTCTTGCCCGCGCCGGTCTCACCGGTCACCGCGGTGAATCCGGGGGACAGCTCGACGACTGCGTCGTCGATGACCCCGAGCGACCGTATCCGCATCTCCTCCAACACGAGGAAGACCTTACGAGGTCGGGACCCGGCTGTGCGACGACCCCCGGGCATTCCGCCCTCAGGGGGCACCCCTCACCTCGGTGCGGCTCACCTCGGTGCGGCTCACCTCGGTGCGGCTCACCTCAGTGCGGCGCGCCGCGCCACCCCGACACCGGCAGCGCGAATTTCGCGACCAGCCGGTTCGTGAAGGACGCGTGGTGCAGCCGCGCCAGCCGCACCGGCACCGCGCCCCGCCGGACCTCCACACGCGCCGCCGGCGGCAGCTCCACCATGCGGCGGCCGTCGCACCACAGCACCCCGTGCGGCGTCCCCGGCTGGACCTCGACCGCGAGGACGGACGTCACCGACGTCACCAGCGGCTTCGCGAAGAGGGCGTGCGCGCTGATCGGCACCATCAGCAGCGCCTCGACCTCCGGCCACACCACGGGCCCGCCGGCCGAGAAGGCGTACGCGGTCGACCCGGTGGGAGTCGCGCAGACGATGCCGTCGCAGCCGAAGCCGGTCACCGGCCGGCCGTCGATCTCCAGGACGACCTCCAGCATCCGCTCGGCCGAGACCTTCTGCACGGCTGCCTCGTTCAGCGCCCAGTCCCGGTGCACGACGTCACCGTTGGTGCGGACGACGACGTCGATGGTCATCCGCTCCTCGACCTCGTACGACCGCGTCACCACCCGGTCGACGACCTTGTCGAGGTCGTCCCGCTCCGCCTCCGCCAGGAAGCCGACCCGACCCAGGTTGACGCCGAGCATCGGCACACCGGAGGCCCGGGCGAACTCCGCGCCCCGCAGCAGCGTCCCGTCGCCGCCGAGCACGATCAGCAGTTCGCAGCCGTCGAGCACCTCGGGCGTGGCCTCGGGCACCGTCTCCACGTCCGGGGGCAGCGGCAGGTCGGCCGCCTCGAAGGCGAGCACCCGCACCCCGAGGCCCGCCCGCAGCAGGCCCTGCACGACCAGCTCGGCACTGCGGATCGCCGCAGGCCGTCCCGTGTGCGCCAGCAGGAAGACGGTCCGTGTCCCGCCCGTCCCCCCGCCCGTCCTCGTACCGCTCGTATCGGTCACCGCGGCCCCTCCGCCACTGCACGATCGACATCCGCCGGGTCCAGCTCGGGCGCCCCGGCCCGGAGCCACAGAAAGTACTCGACATTGCCGGAGGGTCCGGGCAGCGGGCTGGCGGTCACGCCCTGCACTCCGAGGCCGAGCCCCGCGGCCTGCCGCGCCACGGTCCGCACCGCCTCCGCGCGCAGCTCGGGGCTGCGCACCACTCCGCCGCTGCCGAGCCGCTCCTTGCCCACCTCGAACTGCGGCTTGACCATCAGGACGAGATCCGCGCCGGGCGCCGTGCACCGTACGAGCGCGGGCAGCACGAGGCCGAGCGGGATGAAGGACAGGTCCCCCACGATCAGGTCCACCGCCTCCCCGTCGATCGCCTCCAGGGTCAACTCACGCACATTCGTACGGTCCTTGACGGTGACGCGTTCATCGCTCTGGAGGGACCAGGCGAGCTGGCCGTACCCGACGTCCACGGCGACGACCTGCGCCGCACCCGCTCTGAGCAGCACGTCCGTGAAGCCGCCGGTGGACGCGCCCGCGTCCAGCGCCCGCCGTCCCTCGACCTTCAGCCCCTGGGGTACGAAGGCGGCGAGGGCGCCCGCGAGCTTGTGGCCGCCGCGCGAGACGTACTCGGGGTCGCCGTCGTCCTGGGCGACGACGATGGCGGCGGCCGTCTCGACCTGGGTGGCGGACTTCGTCGCGGTGTTGCCGCCGACGGTCACCCGCCCCGCCGCGATCAGCTGGCTCGCGTGCTCGCGCGAGCGGGCGAGCTTGCGGCGTACCAGCTCGGCGTCGAGACGGCGGCGTGCCACTCCTGCCACGTTCGGTTCAGCTCCTGTCGTTGTACGGGGGTGCGGAAGGCGAGGGCTGGGGGCGCGCGTCGAGCGCGGTCAGCGTGTCGCGCAACCCCCTGTGTACATCCTCGTACACCTCCAGGTGTCCGTCCGCCGGGAGGTGGTCGGCATCGGCCAGCCGCTCCAGCCGGGCGTCGACGTCGGCGTTGCCGGTGGGGGTGCGCTCGACGCCGAGGGGGGCGGGCGCGGCGGGGTCGTACGCCTCGGCCGCCGGCGCGGCCTCCTCGGAGGCTTCCGTGGCGGGGCCCGTCATCGAGTCGCTCATGCCAAGACGCTATCGCGAAGCCCTGGGGTACCGTCGATCACGATGGCGACGACGGAGGAGTGCCGCAGCGCACTCGACAGACTTTCGGACAACCTGGCGAAGGCGAACGGCGAGGTGCGCAGCGCGGCCGTGCTCGACCGTTCCCTGAGCTGCCACATCAAGGACCTGGACATCACGTTCACCGGGCGCCTCGCGGCGGGCCGGATCGAGGTGATGGACACCCACGACGGCCCGCCGGGGCAGAAGGCGGAGATCCGGCTGGCGATGACCGGTGACGATCTGGTGTCGATGGTCGACGGAGAACTGAACTTCGCCCGGGCCTGGGCCTCGGGCCGGGTCAGGCTCGAAGCCGGCCTCCGCGATCTGCTGCGCCTCAGGGCGCTGCTGTAGTCGCCCCCGTGGCCGCCGTCGCCGTCCTTGCGGGGGCGGCCCCCTCAGATGGCTTCGCCTCGGCGTCAGCGTGGGCTTCGGCGTCAGCGTGCGGTGCGGCGTCAGCGTGGGCTTTGGCATTGGCGTTACGGCGCCGGGCCAGCGGCACCACCAGCGGCGTGCCCGTCTCCGGGTCGTCGATGACCTGCGCGCGCACCCCGAAGACCTGCTCGACCAGCTCGGCGGTGACCACGTCGCCCGGCGCGCCCTCGGCCTCGATCCGCCCGCCGCGCATCGCGATCAGGTGCGTGGCGTAGCGGGCGGCCTGGTTGAGGTCGTGCAGGACGGCCACCAGGGTGCGGCCCTGGTTCTCGTGCAGCTCGGCGCAGAGGTCGAGCACCTCCAGCTGGTGCTGGATGTCGAGGAAGGTCGTCGGCTCGTCGAGGAGCAGCAGCGGGGTCTGCTGGGCGAGGGCCATCGCGATCCAGACGCGCTGGCGCTGGCCGCCGGAGAGCTCGTCGACGTACCGGTCGGCCAGCTCGGCAACGCCCGTCGCGGCCATCGACTCCTGGACGACGCGCTCGTCCTCCGTGGACCACTGGCGCAGCAGGCCCTGGTGCGGGTAGCGGCCGCGGGCGACGAGATCGCCGACGGTGATGCCGTCGGGGGCGATCGACGACTGGGGCAGCAGGCCGAGGGTCCTCGCGACCTTCTTCGCCGGCATCGAGTGGATCGTCTGCCCGTCGAGCAGCACCCGGCCCCCGCTGGGCTTCAGCATCCGTGACAGGGCGCGCAGCAGGGTGGACTTTCCGCAGGCGTTGGGGCCGACGATCACGGTGAAGGAGTTGTCGGGTATCTCGACCGAGAGGTCCTCGGCGATGACCCACTGGTCGTAGGCGAGGGTGACCGACTCCGCGGTGAGGCGCTGCATGGACGTACTCCTGGGGTTCTTCTCGGTCGGACGCGGGTCGGTCGGTTGCGGGTCGGTCGGACGCGGGTCGGTCGGTTGCGCGCCGGTCGGTTGCGGGCCAGGCAACTGCGAGCCGGGCGGCTGCGGGACAGCCGGACGCGGGACGGCGTTCACACGCGCCCCGCCTTGCGCTCGGTGACGAGCAGCCAGAGCAGGTAGACACCGCCGAGCACACCCGTGACGACACCGACCGGCAGCTCCCGGTCGCCGAACGCCGAGGTGGCGACCCAGTCGGCGCTCACCAGCAGGGCGGCGCCCATCACGGCGGACGCGGCGATGTTCGGGCCGGGCGAGCGGGTGAGCCGGCGCGCCAGCTGCGGCGCGCTCAGCGCCACGAAGGCGACGGGACCGGCCGCGGCCGTCGCGACGGCGGTGAGCAGCACGGCGGAAGCGATGAGGACGGCCCGGGTCCACTCGACGCGGACCCCGAGCGCGTACGCCGCGTCGTCGCCCATCTCCAGCATCCGCAGCGGCCGTCCGAAGGCGAGGCACAGCGGGACCAGCACCGCGCAGACGGCGAGCAGCGGCCAGAACTGCGTCCAGTCGCGGCCGTCGAGCGAGCCGGTCATCCACAGCACGGCACGGGTCGCGTCGACCAGGTTGGCCTTGGTGAGGAGGTAGTGGATGACGCCGGTGAGCATCGCCGCGACGCCGATACCGACCAGCACCAGCCGGTAGCCGTGCACGCCCCGCCGCCACGCGAGCAGATAGACGCCGGCCCCCGTGACCAGACCGCCGACGACCGCACCGCCCGCGACGGCGAACGCGTCGCCCTGGAACAGGACGATCACGGTCAGCGCGCCCACCACCGAGCCATGGCTGAAACCGAGCACGTCCGGGCTGCCCAGCGGGTTGCGCGACAGCGACTGGAAGACGGCGCCGCCCACCGCGAGCGCCGCGCCGACCAGCAGCCCGACCAGGACCCGCGGCAGCCGCACGTCCCGCACGATGAACTCCTGCGCGGGCGTGCCGTCGCCGAGCAGTGTGGCGACGACGTCGCCGGGCGCCATCGGGAAGTCGCCGCTGCCGACGAGCACGACCGCCGTGGCCAGGGCCGCGGCGACGAGCAGCACGACGACGGCCGAGGCCCTCCGGTCCACACGGACGGAGAACCCGCCGGGGGTGCGTATCGCTTTCACGGCTCTCACAGCTGCGCCATCCTCTTGCGGCGTACGAGGTAGATGAAGACCGGACCGCCGATGACCGCGGTGACGATGCCGACCTGGAGTTCGGAGGGGCGGGCGACGACCCGGCCGATGACGTCGGAGCCGAGCAGCAGCACGGGCGACAGCACGGCCGCGTACGGCAGGATCCACCGCATGTCGGGACCGGTGATGGCCCGGACCAGGTGCGGCACCATCAGGCCGATGAAGACGATGGGCCCGCAGGCGGCGGTCGCGGCACCGCAGAGCAGGGTGATGGCGACCATGGCCAGGACGCGGGTACGCGTCAGATGCGCGCCCAGCGCCCGCGCCGTGTCGTCACCCATCTCCATCGCGTTCAGCGGACGGGCGATCAGCAGCGCAAGGACCACGCCCACGCCGATGAAGGGCGCCACCTTGGTGATCGTCCCGGGGTCGGCCGAGGCGAGCGATCCGACGGACCAGAAGCGGAGCCGGTCCAGCGCCGCGGAGTCGAGCAGCTGTACGGCGTTGACGTACCCGAAGAGCACGTACGTGGCGGCGGTGCCGGCGAGCGCGAGCCGCACGGGCGTGGCGCCGCGGGTGCCGCCGAGGACGTACACGACCACCGAGACGGCCCCGGCGCCCAGGAAGGCGAACCACACGTAGCCGGAGAGGGTGGTGACACCGAGGAAGCTGATGGCCGATACGACAGCGGCCGCGGCGCCCGCGTTGACCCCGAGGATCCCGGGCTCGGCGAGCGGATTGCGGGTGAGCGCCTGCATCACCGCGCCCGCGAGGCCGAGCGCCACACCCACGAGCAGCCCGAGCACGGTCCGCGGCACCCGCACGTCGTGCACGATCACGTCGTTGCCGGTACCGGAGTTGTGGAAGAGGCCGTGCCACACATCGCCGACCGGGATCGACTTGGCGCCGATCGCGATGCTCGCGACACAGACCAGCAGCAGAACGCCGACGGCGAGCAGCAGCCCGGCAGCGCGCAGCGCATGGCGCCTGCGCGGCTCGGACTCCGTCTCGGGCGCTGCGGACGTCGGCTCAGCGCTCTGTTCGGGAAGACTGTCGACCAACACGCGGTTAGGTTAGCCTACCCTGCAGTTTCCCCCGGATGGGGGAAACATCCCGAGGCCTCGCCACGCCCCGCCGGGCCTCGCCACGCCCCGCCGGGGCGCCCACCGCTCACAGAGCCGACGCGGCGCCCGCCGCGCGGTCGCTCAGGGACCGAGCCGGCTCACAGACCGAGCCGCGCCAGCACCTTCCCCGCCTCCAGCGTGCCCGCCCCGTCCTCGGCATGCGTCCACGCCGCGGCACACAACGCCCGCAGCCCGTCCATCGCTTCGCCGTCCCCCTCCAGGACGAGGGCGTCACCACGCACGGCCGTCGTCCAGCCCCCGCAGGCGAACGCGTCCGCGGTGCCCGTCACCTCCGGCTGCCCGGTCAGCAGCCCGCGCAGATCCGCGTCCACGTATGTCGGCCGGTACTTCGGCTCCGCGGCCAGCAGCTGCGCCGCGTCCGTCACCCCGGTCAGGACGAGCAGCGAGTCCACACCCCCGTTGAACGCACCCTCGATGTCCGTGTCCAGCCGGTCCCCGACCACCAGCGGCCGCTCGGCGCCCGTCCGCAGAATCGTCTCCCTGTGCATCGGAGGCAGCGGCTTCCCCGCCACCTGCGGCGTGCCGCCCGTCGCGATCCGGACCACCTCGACCGCGGCCCCGTTGCCCGGCGCGATGCCCCGCGCGCTGGGAATCGTCAGATCCGTGTTCGACGCGAACCACGGCACCCCTCGCGCGACCGCGTAGCACGCTTCTGCGAACCGCCCCCACGCCAGCTCGGGACCGCCGTACCCCTGCACCACGGCGGCCGGATCGTCGTCCGCGGAGTCCACCGGCTCCAGGCCGCGTTCACGCAGCGCGACCCGCAGCCCCTCGCCACCCACGACCAACACCCGCGCACCCGCGGGAACCTGCTCGGCGATCAGCCTCGCCACGGCCTGCGCCGAGGTGATGACGTCGGCCGGAGCGGCCGGCACACCCAGCTCGGTCAGATGGCGCGCCACCGCGTCCGGCGTCCGCAGCGCGTTGTTCGTGACGTACGCGAGATGCATCCCGCCGCCGCGCGCCGCCCCGAGCGCCTCGACGGCGTACGCGATCGCCTCCCCGCCCGCGTACACGACCCCGTCCAGGTCGAGCAGGGCCGTGTCATACGCCTGGCTCAGCGCCTGCGCACTACCGCTCGGCCTGGTCCTGCCCCGCTCGTCCATGCTGGTCCGCTCCTCGCTCACACACCTGCGATCCGCCCCGTGGCTTTGCGCCATCGGCACTCCCCCGATCATCGCTCATCCCGTCGGCCACTTACGATGCATCAATGAACACGAGAGGTCATGCGGCCAACGGCGGCCTGCACATGGTCCCGTTCCGCGGACTGCGCTACGTCCCCGAGCGGATCGGCAGCCTCGCCGCCGTGACCTCGCCCCCGTACGACGTCGTCGTGCGCCCCGACGGACTGCACCACCTGGAGTCCGCCGACCCCCACAACATCGTCCGGCTGATCCTCCCCCAGGCCGATACCCCCGCCGCCCGCCACCAGCAGGCCGCCGAAACCCTGGACCGCTGGGTCGCCGAAGGCATCCTCGCCCTCGACCCCGAGCCCGCGCTGTACGTCTACGAGCAGCGCAAGGACGACATCCTGCAACGCGGCATCATCGGCGCGCTCGCCCTGTCCACGCCCGACGAGGGCATCGTGCTCCCGCACGAGGACGTCATGCCGCACGTGGTGGCCGACCGTGCGGCCCTGATGCGCACCACGTCGGCCAATCTGGAGCCGCTGCTGCTGACGTACCGCAGCGACGGCACCGCGACCGGGGCCACCGCCGTCATGGAGCGGATCGTCCTCGGCAGCCCGCTGCTGTCGACGACCACGGAGGACGGCTTCAGCCACCGTCTGTGGGCGGTCACCGACCCGGACGACCTGACCCGGATCTCCGCCGACCTCGCCCGCCACCAGGCACTGATCGCCGACGGCCACCACCGCTGGGCCACCTACCTGCGGCTCCGCGACGAACGGCCCGTCCCCGGCGCGTGGAACTACGGTCTGGTGCTGCTGATCGACACGGCCCGCTATCCGCTCCGCGTACGCGCCATCCACCGCCTGCTCAACCGGCTCCCGGTCAGCGACGCCCTGACCGCCGTCAAGGGCCACTTCCGCGTCCAGGACGTCGAGGGGCCGCTCCCCCGCGCCCTGGAGTCACTGGCCGCGGCGGCGGGCGAGGGCAACGCCTTCCTGCTCGCGGGCGACGGCCGCTTCCATCTCCTGGACCGCCCGGACCCGGCCCTGCTGTCCCGCACGGTCCCGGCCGGACGCCCGGACGCATGGCGGCAGCTCGACGCGACCGTCCTGCACTCCGCGCTCCTGGAGCACGTCTGGCGGATCCCGGACACGCCCGAGGACATCACGTACATCCACGACACCGAGGCCGCCGTGGTGCAGGCCGAACGGCGCGGCGGCACGGCCGTACTGATGCATCCGGTACGGGAGGACGTCGTCCGGGAGCTCGCACGGCAGGGCGTCACCATGCCGAGGAAGTCCACGTCGTTCGGGCCCAAGCCCGCGACGGGACTGGTGCTGCGCAGCCTGCACCTCGGCTGAAGACAGCGAAGGGCCGGCACCCGTGGCGGGTGCCGGCCCTTCTTTGTGCGCGGGGACCCTTCCGGGCCGCCGGGTCAGCTGTTGTCGTCCCGGTCCTGACCGTGGTCGTCGTCCTGGTCCTGGCCCTGGCCCTGGTCGTGCTGCTCGTCCTCGTGCCGCTCCGGGGAGGCAGCTGAGTCGCCGGTGGTCCGGTCAGCGACGGGCTCGGCACCCTCGGAGTCGTCGGTGAGCGCGTCGACGAACTCCACTCCGTCCATCTCGGCGAGCCGGTCGGACGCGTCCGTGGACCCGTCCTTGTCGGCCTCGACGGCCTTGGCGAACCACTCGCGCGCCTCGTCCTCGCGTCCGGCGGCCAGCAGCGCGTCGGCGTAGGCGTACCGCAGGCGCGCGGTCCACGGCTGCACGGAGTTCGACGCCAGCTCCGGGCTCTGCAGCGTGACGATGGCGGCCTCCAACTGATCCATGTCACGCCGCGCACCGGCGGCGACCAGCCGCATCTCGACCTGCCCGGCCTTGTCGAGCTTCTGCACCTCCGGCTCACCGGCCATCGCCAGCGCCCGCTCGGGCCGGCCGAGTCCACGCTCGCAGTCGGCCATCACAGGCCAGAGCTCGACGCTTCCGGTCATCCGGCGAGCAGCCCGGAACTCGGCAAGCGCCTCCGAGTACTTCTGCGTCGCGTACGCGGCGAAGCCCGCGGCCTCGCGGACGGCGGCGACGCGCGAGGCGAGCCGCAGCGCTACCCGCGAGTACCCGTACGCCTGCTCCGGCTCCTCGTCGATCAGCCGCGCGACCATCACGAGGTTCTTGGCGACGTCCTCGGCGAGTCCCTTGGGCAGGCTCTGAAGCTCCTGCCGTACGTCCTTGTCGATCTCCTCGCCCGTGACGTCCTCGGGGATCGGCAGCCGCTTGATGGGCTCACGGTCCCGATCGCGCCCACGGTCGCCGCGGTCCCGGTCGTCGCGGCGCCCGTACCCGCCGCCACGGTCGTCCCGCCCGCGGTAACCGCCCTGGTCCCGATCGTCCCGACGCGGCCCACGCGGCCGGTCGTCCCGACGGGGCCCGCGATCGTCACGACGGAACCCACCACGGTCATCGTCCCGACGGGGCCCACGGTCGTCACGGCGGTAACCACCACGATCGTCATCCCGACGCGGACCACGGTCATCACGACGGTCATCGCGACGGAAGCCACCGCCACGGTTGTCGTCCCTACGGTCGTCACGGCGGAACCCGCCACGATCGTCATCACGGCGAGGCGCGCGGTCGTCACGGCGGAACCCACCACGGTCATCGTCCCGACGCGGACCACGGTCGTCACGGCGGAACCCACCACGGTCATCGTCCCGACGCGGACCACGGTCGTCACGGCGGAACCCACCACGATCGTCGTCCCGACGGGGCCCGCGGTCATCACGACGGAACCCACCACGATCGTCGTCCCGACGCGGACCACGGTCATCACGACGGAACCCACCACGGTCATCGTCCCGACGCGGACCACGGTCATCACGCGGGAAACGGCCACCGCGACTGTCATCGCGCCGGTCGTCACGGCGGCCATAACCACGGTCGTCCCGGGGGAAGGAGCCGGAGCCACCGCGGTCATCACGACGGTCATCGTGACGGAAGCCACCGCCACGGTTGTCGTCCCTACGGTCATCACGGCGATCGTCCCTGCGATCGTCACGACGCCCGTATCCACCACGGCTGTCGTCCCGGCGCGGCCCGCCTCGGTAACCGCTCCGGTCGCCGCCACCGTCCCGGCGGCGCGGCTCGCGCTCCGGACGGTCGTCGGAGGAGTTGGTGGGCATGGGCATTGCTCCTGTCTTCGGGTACCGCAGTCATTCTCGCGCAGCCGGCCATCCGACGCGCTTCGGGAAAATCAAGCAAAACAAAAAGGACCCGTGGTCCCAGCTGAACGCTGGGACCACGGGTCCTGAAAGATTGTTCGGCGGCGTCCTACTCTCCCACAGGGTCCCCCCTGCAGTACCATCGGCGCTGAAAGGCTTAGCTTCCGGGTTCGAAATGTAACCGGGCGTTTCCCTAACGCTATGACCACCGAAACCCTATCGGGTTCGAGCGAACAAGCACACTCTTCAGTTAAGTAAGTGAATCTGGTTCGACCGGTGCGACTGTTCGCAACCCGGGAACCACACAGTGGACGCGAGCAACTGAGGACAAGCCCTCGGCCTATTAGTACCGGTCAACTCCACCAGTTACCTGGCTTCCATATCCGGCCTATCAACCCAGTCGTCTACTGGGAGCCTTACCCTCTCTAGGAGGTGGGAGTCCTCATCTCGAAGCAGGCTTCCCGCTTAGATGCTTTCAGCGGTTATCCCTCCCGAACGTAGCCAACCAGCCATGCCCTTGGCAGAACAACTGGCACACCAGAGGTTCGTCCGTCCCGGTCCTCTCGTACTAGGGACAGCCCTTCTCAAGACTCCTACGCGCACAGCGGATAGGGACCGAACTGTCTCACGACGTTCTAAACCCAGCTCGCGTACCGCTTTAATGGGCGAACAGCCCAACCCTTGGGACCGACTCCAGCCCCAGGATGCGACGAGCCGACATCGAGGTGCCAAACCATCCCGTCGATATGGACTCTTGGGGAAGATCAGCCTGTTATCCCCGGGGTACCTTTTATCCGTTGAGCGACGGCGCTTCCACAAGCCACCGCCGGATCACTAGTCCCGACTTTCGTCCCTGCTCGACCCGTCGGTCTCACAGTCAAGCTCCCTTGTGCACTTACACTCAACACCTGATTGCCAACCAGGCTGAGGGAACCTTTGGGCGCCTCCGTTACTCTTTAGGAGGCAACCGCCCCAGTTAAACTACCCATCAGACACTGTCCCTGATCCGGATCACGGACCCAGGTTAGACATCCAGCACGACCAGAGTGGTATTTCAACGACGACTCCACAACCACTGGCGTGGCCGCTTCACAGTCTCCCACCTATCCTACACAAGCCGAACCGAACACCAATATCAAACTGTAGTAAAGGTCCCGGGGTCTTTCCGTCCTGCTGCGCGAAACGAGCATCTTTACTCGTAGTGCAATTTCACCGGGCCTATGGTTGAGACAGTCGAGAAGTCGTTACGCCATTCGTGCAGGTCGGAACTTACCCGACAAGGAATTTCGCTACCTTAGGATGGTTATAGTTACCACCGCCGTTTACTGGCGCTTAAGTTCTCAGCTTCGCCTGGACGAATCCAAGCTAACCGGTCCCCTTAACGTTCCAGCACCGGGCAGGCGTCAGTCCGTATACATCGCCTTACGGCTTCGCACGGACCTGTGTTTTTAGTAAACAGTCGCTTCTCGCTGGTCTCTGCGGCCACCCCCAGCTCAGGAAGTAAATTCCCTCACCAGACGTGGCCCCCCTTCTCCCGAAGTTACGGGGGCATTTTGCCGAGTTCCTTAACCATAGTTCACCCGAACGCCTCGGTATTCTCTACCTGACCACCTGAGTCGGTTTAGGGTACGGGCCGCCATGAAACTCGCTAGAGGCTTTTCTCGACAGCATAGGATCATCCACTTCACCACAATCGGCTCGGCATCAGGTCTCAGCCTCAATGTGTGACGGATTTACCTACCACACGGCCTACACCCTTACCCCGGGACAACCACCGCCCGGGCTGGACTACCTTCCTGCGTCACCCCATCACTTACCTACTACCACCTTGGACCGGCGGCTCCACCACTCCGAGATTGTCCGAAGACGCACCCGACGGCTTCACGGCCTTAGCATTAATGGGCTCGATATTGGGCGTTTCAAAGCGGGTACCGGAATATCAACCGGTTGTCCATCGAC from Streptomyces sp. FIT100 includes these protein-coding regions:
- the recN gene encoding DNA repair protein RecN, producing MRIRSLGVIDDAVVELSPGFTAVTGETGAGKTMVVTSLGLLLGGRADPALVRIGAKSAVVEGRVTMPPDAPAAVRAEEAGAELDDGALLISRTVSAEGRSRAHIGGRSVPVGMLTELADELVAVHGQTDQQGLLKPARQRGALDRYAGDAVAGPHAKYLAAYRRLKAVSTELAELTTRARERAQEADLLRFGLNEVAGVEPRAGEDLELAAEAERLGHAEALASAASLAHGALVGNPEDPEGVDATTLVAGAGRALDSVRSHDPALAALADRMGEISILLADVAGELAGYADDLDADPLRLAAVEERRAALTGLTRKYGEDINAVLAWAEEGAGRLTELEGDDDRIDELTAERDALRAELSGLAQALTDARTEAAARFAEAVTAELAHLAMPHARVTIDIRQSDDPDGIEVNGRTVAYASSGADEVELLLAPHPGAQPRPIAKGASGGELSRVMLAVEVVFAGTDPVPTYLFDEVDAGVGGKAAVEIGRRLAKLAKSAQVVVVTHLPQVAAFADRQLLVEKTDDGSVTRSGVTVLEGEDRVRELSRMLAGQEDSQTARAHAEELLATARAEV
- a CDS encoding NAD kinase; protein product: MTDTSGTRTGGGTGGTRTVFLLAHTGRPAAIRSAELVVQGLLRAGLGVRVLAFEAADLPLPPDVETVPEATPEVLDGCELLIVLGGDGTLLRGAEFARASGVPMLGVNLGRVGFLAEAERDDLDKVVDRVVTRSYEVEERMTIDVVVRTNGDVVHRDWALNEAAVQKVSAERMLEVVLEIDGRPVTGFGCDGIVCATPTGSTAYAFSAGGPVVWPEVEALLMVPISAHALFAKPLVTSVTSVLAVEVQPGTPHGVLWCDGRRMVELPPAARVEVRRGAVPVRLARLHHASFTNRLVAKFALPVSGWRGAPH
- a CDS encoding TlyA family RNA methyltransferase, whose amino-acid sequence is MAGVARRRLDAELVRRKLARSREHASQLIAAGRVTVGGNTATKSATQVETAAAIVVAQDDGDPEYVSRGGHKLAGALAAFVPQGLKVEGRRALDAGASTGGFTDVLLRAGAAQVVAVDVGYGQLAWSLQSDERVTVKDRTNVRELTLEAIDGEAVDLIVGDLSFIPLGLVLPALVRCTAPGADLVLMVKPQFEVGKERLGSGGVVRSPELRAEAVRTVARQAAGLGLGVQGVTASPLPGPSGNVEYFLWLRAGAPELDPADVDRAVAEGPR
- a CDS encoding SCP2 sterol-binding domain-containing protein, whose amino-acid sequence is MATTEECRSALDRLSDNLAKANGEVRSAAVLDRSLSCHIKDLDITFTGRLAAGRIEVMDTHDGPPGQKAEIRLAMTGDDLVSMVDGELNFARAWASGRVRLEAGLRDLLRLRALL
- a CDS encoding ABC transporter ATP-binding protein, producing MQRLTAESVTLAYDQWVIAEDLSVEIPDNSFTVIVGPNACGKSTLLRALSRMLKPSGGRVLLDGQTIHSMPAKKVARTLGLLPQSSIAPDGITVGDLVARGRYPHQGLLRQWSTEDERVVQESMAATGVAELADRYVDELSGGQRQRVWIAMALAQQTPLLLLDEPTTFLDIQHQLEVLDLCAELHENQGRTLVAVLHDLNQAARYATHLIAMRGGRIEAEGAPGDVVTAELVEQVFGVRAQVIDDPETGTPLVVPLARRRNANAKAHADAAPHADAEAHADAEAKPSEGAAPARTATAATGATTAAP
- a CDS encoding iron chelate uptake ABC transporter family permease subunit, whose protein sequence is MRAVKAIRTPGGFSVRVDRRASAVVVLLVAAALATAVVLVGSGDFPMAPGDVVATLLGDGTPAQEFIVRDVRLPRVLVGLLVGAALAVGGAVFQSLSRNPLGSPDVLGFSHGSVVGALTVIVLFQGDAFAVAGGAVVGGLVTGAGVYLLAWRRGVHGYRLVLVGIGVAAMLTGVIHYLLTKANLVDATRAVLWMTGSLDGRDWTQFWPLLAVCAVLVPLCLAFGRPLRMLEMGDDAAYALGVRVEWTRAVLIASAVLLTAVATAAAGPVAFVALSAPQLARRLTRSPGPNIAASAVMGAALLVSADWVATSAFGDRELPVGVVTGVLGGVYLLWLLVTERKAGRV